The Arcanobacterium pinnipediorum genome includes the window GAAAAAGAGAATCTCGGTGTGGGCTGATTGTGACATGTGTCGAGAAGGTGACTATGCTTGAGTATGTAAGAATCGACGGCGATTCAAGGAGCTGATGTAGTGCACACTCGGATAGAAGAGGACCTGTTAGGGACCCGCGAAATTTCTCAAGATGCCTATTATGGAGTTCATACCCAACGCGCAATCGAGAACTTTCGCATTTCTGGAAAAACGATCAATGATGTTCCCGAACTTATTCGGGGAATGGTCTATGTCAAGAAAGCTGAAGCATTAGCTAATGCCGATGCCCACGTCATACCTCGACGCGTTGCCCGAGCCATTGTTCAAGCCTGCGACCTGATCTTAGATGAGGGACGTTGTATGGATCAATTCCCGGTCGATGTTTTCCAAGGTGGTGCAGGCACGTCGGTGAACATGAATACCAATGAAGTGGTTGCAAATCTGGCGTTAGAGGTGTTGTCAGAGCCGAAGGGCAACTACAGTGTGGTTCATCCTAATGACCACGTCAATAAGTCCCAATCGACCAACGATGCCTATCCTACCGGTTTCCGTATTGCTGTTTATACCATGATTCATCATTTGATGGATGAGGTTGAGCGGATGCGAGTAGCGTTTGGCAATATCGGAGAAAAATATGCTCATGTGTTGAAGATGGGGCGCACTCAGCTTCAAGACGCCGTTCCGATGACCTTGGGGCAAGAATTCGATGCGTTTAGCGTGTTGATGGCCGAAGAGATCCGCAATCTTAACCGCGAATCAGAACTGCTCTTGGAAGTGAATCTCGGGGCCACTGCTATCGGCACGAAACTTAATACGCCAGATAATTTCCAGGAAATTGTGGTGCGCCGACTTGGTGAAGTAACCGGGCTCGACGTCGTCGCCTCGCCTAATCTTATTGAAGCGACGTCGGATACCGGGGCTTATATCTCCGTACATTCCGC containing:
- the aspA gene encoding aspartate ammonia-lyase; its protein translation is MHTRIEEDLLGTREISQDAYYGVHTQRAIENFRISGKTINDVPELIRGMVYVKKAEALANADAHVIPRRVARAIVQACDLILDEGRCMDQFPVDVFQGGAGTSVNMNTNEVVANLALEVLSEPKGNYSVVHPNDHVNKSQSTNDAYPTGFRIAVYTMIHHLMDEVERMRVAFGNIGEKYAHVLKMGRTQLQDAVPMTLGQEFDAFSVLMAEEIRNLNRESELLLEVNLGATAIGTKLNTPDNFQEIVVRRLGEVTGLDVVASPNLIEATSDTGAYISVHSALKRLAAKLSMICNDLRLLSSGPRAGLNEINLPEMQAGSSIMPAKVNPVIPEVVNQICFKVIGNDTTVMMAAEAGQLQLNVMEPVIGQAIFESISLLERALVTLRERCVDGITANEEVCMSYVMNSIGIVTYLNDIIGHHNGDLVGREAARTGKSVREIVLERGLMSQAELDRALSLENLMAPRYMGQTFVEDADS